CGTGGATCACGGTGGGGGACGGAGTCGCCGTGATTGAACCGCTGGTCTGCGTGGGGCTCGGTGTGCTGGTGGTGGTCGCACTGGGGGTGGTCGTGGGGCTGGGCGTCGCCGTTGGACCGGGCTTGGTGTTCGTGGGAGTGGGGGTGGGCTTCGGCGTCGTGCTCGAGGTCGGGCGTGGGGTGGGGGTGGGGGTGGGCCGTGGGGTTGGTGGCTTGGATTCCGTGGGCTTGGGAGTGGGCTTGACGGGGGGTGTGTTGGGGGCCGGCACCTCCTGGATGACCCTGGTGGCGGCGAAGAACCGTGACCACCAAACGGTAGAGACCTTGACGACGTCACCGGTGGTCGGCGCCTGAACCATCTTGCCGTTGCCGATGTACATGCCCATGTGGTGAATACTGCTCCAACTGGTACCGGAGGCGAAGAAGACCAGGTCACCGGGGAGCAGGGAGTTGCGGTCGACGGTGCGGCTGCGAGTGGCGTTGTACTGGTCGCGTGACACCCGGGGCAGCTGGTCGTAGTCGGCGCCCTTCGAGCGGTAGGCGGCCCAGATCAGTCCGGAGCAGTCGTAACGATCCGGACCTTCGGCGGCCCACTCGTAGGGCTTGCCAAGCTGGGCGAGGGCGAACCGCACGGCGGCCAGGGCCCGCGGGTGCGCCGCCTTGCCCGCGATGCTGCCACTTACGGTGACATCAGCGCCGAGGCGCTGCTCGGCGGCTTCGCGTTGCCGCTCGATCGCGGCCAGCTGATCAGCGTTGCGTCGTTTCAGCGCGAGCAACGCCGCTTCACGTTGCTTGTAGGTCGTCTCTAAGGAGGCGTATCGGCCGCGGGCCGCCTCTTCAGCCGCGACTGCCGCACCGTGACGGGTTGAGGCCACCTGTTCTACGGCCTGCGCTTGGCGTAGCTCGCGGGCGGCGTCTTCGATATCGCCGTCGTCCTGCTGTCCGCGGTAGGCGCGGGCCAGCTCGCCCAGCTCATGCAGGTCGGCGCCGACCGTGCCGGGTGGCACCGCGGCTGCTCGCTTGAGGGCGTCGGCGGCAGCAGGCACGACGGTCTGCTGTGCCTGCTGGAGACCGTCGCGCGCCTCGCGTAGCTGCCGTTCGGAATCCTGCAGGGAAAGGCTCGCACGTGTCTGGTCCTGCCGCAGCAGAAGCAGTTGCTCGCCGAGGGTCGCTACCTCGGTTTCCAGGGCGAGGATCTGCCCTGCGAGAGGATTCGCCGGCGGCGAGGTGATCGGACCGCCGGGGGCCGGCGCTGTCGGCGCTTGGCCGCCGGGCAGTTGTAACGACCCAGCGGGTGATGGTCGCGTCCCTGTGTCGGGGACGACATTGGGCAGTGGCGGATCGGCGTGCACCGGGTTGGCGAACGCCACCGTCACTGCGGCGGCCAGTAGAGCGGACCATGCGACCGGACGTAGGACTGCCAAGCTCTCCTCGTACCGCCTGGAGCGCTTAGACCCGTTACTCATCGATCTCGCTCCCCGCCCGGAGTACCCGCCGCATCAACTACCGCGGGCGACATGTGTCCGGGGCCTGTCGTCAAGCAGTAACGGAACGACAATAGCGGGTATCTACGATGCGGCGATAGTAGAAGACGTCGGGCTGGGAGCTTGTGGGCGCCGATCAGTGGGAGCATGTGTCCGCATCGGGTCGATGAGCGCTTGACCGGTCAGCAGGGCGCGGCGGGGATGAACGTTGCCGCACCGCTGGCCCATACGGTGACAGCCGCCGCCGGGTGGCGACCGTCACCGGCTACGGATTCGTGGGAGATGGCCAGCAGGTGCCGCAGGTGAAGGGTCGTCCCGGTCGTCGCGATGGCCAACGCGGGCGGTGGGGCCACCTCTCTAGGTCGGTCATCAGCGCCCGGCGCCCGGGACACACTTGTGGACAGCACGTTTGGGCGATCGGTGGCTCTGGGGCCCACCTGTCGCTCTGCCGTTTGAGGGACCGATCGCGTGGCGCCAGGGACGGCATCGGCGATGGACACCTGCTCCTCTTTGACCGCCGGCGCGCTGGCCGCCTCGCCGGAGTCAGGCGCAGAAGACGACAGCGGTGACGGCGCCGATCATTGCCGGCGCGATTGCCGCGACCAGCGGAAGTACGACACGGGCCGCGATCCGCTGGTGCGGTGTGGCTGTCTGCAGGCGGTGCAGCCGCGTTGGCACGTCGGCTCCGGCCATGGGCAGGGCGTGCGCGGGGTGAGCGGCACCGCTGAGGGCGATCAGCGCTCCGCGGACCGCAGGCACGCCGCAAGTGCGGACGGCAGCCGCGTCGGCGCACAGCTCGACTAGGAGCCGCATGGCGCGCGGCGCGCGGCGGGTCAGTGGTACCCACGGTGCGGCCGCGGCGAGGACCTCCGCGATGGCGACGATCAGATGGTGCCGGCCGCGTAGGTGCGCCCGCTCGTGACACAGCACGGCTGCGCGTTGCGCCGGCGGTAGTCGCAGGACGCCCGCACTGACGACGACCATTCCTCGGCGGCCGCCGACGCTGTAGGCCAGCGGTGCGGGATGCGGAACCCGCAGCACCGGTTCCTGTTCTGGTGTAACGGTTTCGCCGAGCAGCGTCACCAGGTCATGGTGTGCTTGGCGAGACTCGCGCTGGGCACGCCACTGCCGAACCGCCACGACCACTGATCGTGTGGCCAGCGCGCATACCGCCACCGCGCCGGCCACGCCGAGGACTTCATCCTGGGCGGGCAGCTGGCCATGCCGGACCGCGAACCAACAGTGGTGCGCCACATGCTCCGCCCAGTCCCCCAGACGGTCGACCGGTGCGAGCAGCAAGGTGACGCCGGCGGCGAAGGTCAGCAGCACGGCGGCCAGGGTGCCCCACCAGGCGAGCAGCACCGCGATCGGATCACGGACCGGGCCGACGGCCCGTTCCAGCAGCGCTGGTGCGAGCCAGGCCACGGCGAGCGCCCCGACGATGAGGGCGAGGGCGGGGCTCACCGGGAGTCGGTCCGTTCGTCAAGTACCTGCCGCAGCACCGCCAGTTCCCGATCGGAGGCCGAGCGGGCGAAGTGCAGCAGCACGACATCCGGTTGGAGGCTGGTCTCCAGCATGCGCCGCAGGGTCCGGGCGACGAGTTCCTCCCGGCTGCCGGCGGGCCGGTAGTGATAGGCCTTGCCGTTCTTGTCGCGCAGCACCCACTGTTTGCGGTGCAGGTTGTCCAGCACGGTCATGACGGTCGTGTAGGCCAGGGTGCGTCCGGTCAGTCGATCCAGCACCTCACGTACGCGCAGGGGCTCGTCCGCCTGCCACAGCACATCCATGACGGCGGCCTCCAGCTCACCCAGACCGTTCACCGACACAGCGCCTCCCACATTTCCGCCAGCCTACGCTGGGCCCGCGTCGCCGTGACGCAGTCTGCGGGTAGCGCGGCGTCAGGACGAACGCGGCGGTCCCTGGATCTTGTGCTCCGGGGACCGCCGCGTGTTGCTCAATTGCCGATGTCAGGCGGAGTAGCCGCGGGAAGCAGCCCACTCGGCCAGCTCGCCGACGGACATCCAGTAGGTGCCGTCGCCCACCGGCTGCCACGGGTCTGCGATCTTCACCTGGTCGCCGTCGTAGGCCACGACGGTCACGTAGTGCCCGACCGGGAAGTCGCGCGACAGCCCGTCGACGTCGGTGCCGGATCCGATGACGTTGACCACGGCAACGCGGTCGTTGTCGATCGCGGTGCTCAGGTCAGCCTTGAGGCGCTGCACCTCGTCGGTGGTGGCTGTGTCGTTGGGGATCTCGCCGGTCTTGTAGACGTCCTTGCCGAGTTCCTGGTTGAGGACCCGGGTGATGTCGAACGCCGAGGCCGTCCCGGCGACGGTGGTGCCTA
The nucleotide sequence above comes from Micromonospora sp. NBC_00389. Encoded proteins:
- a CDS encoding C40 family peptidase, which encodes MSNGSKRSRRYEESLAVLRPVAWSALLAAAVTVAFANPVHADPPLPNVVPDTGTRPSPAGSLQLPGGQAPTAPAPGGPITSPPANPLAGQILALETEVATLGEQLLLLRQDQTRASLSLQDSERQLREARDGLQQAQQTVVPAAADALKRAAAVPPGTVGADLHELGELARAYRGQQDDGDIEDAARELRQAQAVEQVASTRHGAAVAAEEAARGRYASLETTYKQREAALLALKRRNADQLAAIERQREAAEQRLGADVTVSGSIAGKAAHPRALAAVRFALAQLGKPYEWAAEGPDRYDCSGLIWAAYRSKGADYDQLPRVSRDQYNATRSRTVDRNSLLPGDLVFFASGTSWSSIHHMGMYIGNGKMVQAPTTGDVVKVSTVWWSRFFAATRVIQEVPAPNTPPVKPTPKPTESKPPTPRPTPTPTPRPTSSTTPKPTPTPTNTKPGPTATPSPTTTPSATTTSTPSPTQTSGSITATPSPTVIHALRKFGRPAARPRH
- a CDS encoding M56 family metallopeptidase, with the translated sequence MSPALALIVGALAVAWLAPALLERAVGPVRDPIAVLLAWWGTLAAVLLTFAAGVTLLLAPVDRLGDWAEHVAHHCWFAVRHGQLPAQDEVLGVAGAVAVCALATRSVVVAVRQWRAQRESRQAHHDLVTLLGETVTPEQEPVLRVPHPAPLAYSVGGRRGMVVVSAGVLRLPPAQRAAVLCHERAHLRGRHHLIVAIAEVLAAAAPWVPLTRRAPRAMRLLVELCADAAAVRTCGVPAVRGALIALSGAAHPAHALPMAGADVPTRLHRLQTATPHQRIAARVVLPLVAAIAPAMIGAVTAVVFCA
- a CDS encoding BlaI/MecI/CopY family transcriptional regulator; translated protein: MSVNGLGELEAAVMDVLWQADEPLRVREVLDRLTGRTLAYTTVMTVLDNLHRKQWVLRDKNGKAYHYRPAGSREELVARTLRRMLETSLQPDVVLLHFARSASDRELAVLRQVLDERTDSR
- a CDS encoding C39 family peptidase; amino-acid sequence: MNTLTQWTAARTAVARRSARAVAGVALVAAGLAAPATSALAAPTQVPSVAAVQMAGKQSDKRVDYRFQEQPNIYFCGPASTRIALSAQGKIQSQDELAAKLGTTVAGTASAFDITRVLNQELGKDVYKTGEIPNDTATTDEVQRLKADLSTAIDNDRVAVVNVIGSGTDVDGLSRDFPVGHYVTVVAYDGDQVKIADPWQPVGDGTYWMSVGELAEWAASRGYSA